In Bacillus thuringiensis, the DNA window GAGTTAGCTTGTGAAGAGAAACTAAAAGAAGAAATTGGAGTATCTTCACGCTGTATGCCTTTTGAGCAAGAGCAATTAGCTGACGAATGTATTTGTTGTGGCAAAGAAGCTAAGCAAATGGTGTATTGGGGAAAAGCGTATTAATGCTCTTTTTGATAGAGGATGAAAAGGACTTTGGGTTGCATAATAAAATGCAATCCAAAGTCCTTTTTAGTTTTATAATTTGTTTCATGTATGTTTTAGATGGAGGGATGTGTTTTATTTTGCATTTTTACGGCGAATAAATAGTAACATACCGATTAGGAATGTTGAAAGTCCCATTAAAATAGATGCAGGATAATGTGTTGCCGTATTAGGTAACTTATCGCCTTGTTCTGTCGCATTATCTTTTACATTACCACCTTGAGAGCCGTTGCCCCCCTGAGAACTGCCATCGCCTTTAACGCGGTTGCCGCCTTGAGAGCCATTACCACCTTGAGAACTGCTATCGCCTTTAACACGGTTTCCACCTTGAGAACCGCTACCGCCAGAACCGTTGCCACCAGAGCCATTGCCGCCAGAACCACTGCCACCAGAGCCATTGCCACCAGAACCGTTGCCACCAGAGCCACTGCCATCAGAACCGTTGCCACCAGAGCCATTGCCACCAGAGCCATTGCCACCAGAACCGTTGCCGCCAGAACCACTGCCGCCAGAACCACTGCCGCCAGAACCACTGCCATCAGAACCGTTGCCACCAGAGCCGTTGCCGCCAGAACCGTTGCCACCAGAGCCGTTGCCACCAGAGCCGTTGCCGCCAGAACCGTTGCCACCAGAACCGTTGCCACCAGAACCACTGCCATCAGAACCACTGCCATCAGAACCGTTGCCACCAGAACCACTGCCATCAGAACCACTGCCATCAGAACCGTTGCCACCAGAGCCATTGCCACCAGAACCGTTGCCGCCAGAACCGTTGCCACCAGAACCACTGCCATCAGAACCGTTGCCACCAGAGCCATTGCCACCAGAACCACTGCCACCAGAACCGTTGCCGCCAGAACCGTTGCCACCAGAACCGTTGCCACCAGAACCGTTGCCGCCAGAACCACTGCCATCAGAACCGTTGCCACCGGAACCACTATCGTCCTGAGAACTATTGTTTTCTGGTGGCTTATTATTATCTTTTGAGTTGCCTTCTGCTAAATGATCGTTATTTTGTACAATTGCGTTTGTTGCTGGAGAGAAGTTTTCAGTTGCTGCATTACCGATATTTAAACCGCTAAAAAAAGATAAAGAGAGTGTTGATGCTAAAATGAAGATTTTCGTCATTGTTTTCCTCCTAAGAAATTAATATTCCATCTAAAATACATCCCTTTGTAATATTTCTTAGGAAAAAGAGTTTTATGCAAAAAAAACTATATATAGAAAAAGGTGGTGTATTTCTGAAGAGAGAAAAGAGTTAGTGTAAATTCTTTATAATAGTAGAGTGGTGAGAATTTTACACGCATTACAATAGAGGAAGTGACAGCATATGAAAGAATATATTGCATTTGATATTGGTGGTACACAAATCAAATATGGAATTGTTTCAGAAACAGGAACAGTACGAAAGCATAAAACAGTTTCAACAGAAATTCATTTGGGTGGGGAACAAATCATTCAAAAACTTATTCTTCTATCCAAACAATTAATGAATGAACATACGATTTCAGGAATTGGCATTAGTACTGCGGGAATTGTTAATATTCATAAAGGGGTTGTAACGGGAGGAGTGGAGCATATTCCGAACTACGCGACTATTCCTATTATTGATAGATTGCAAGGGGTATTGCAAGTACCTGTGTCCGTTGAAAATGATGTGAATTGTGCAGCTTTGGGTGAGAAGTGGAAAGGTATTGGAAACGGAAAAAGAAATTTTATTATGCTTACTCTTGGAACTGGTATTGGAGGAGCAATTTTTATAGATGGAGAGTTATACAGGGGACATTCTTTTAGTGCTGGTGAATGGGGAAATATGTTAATAGAAGGAAAGCAGTTTGAAGAGGTCGCTTCCATTTCAGGGTTAATTCGTCTTGTGCGAAAATATAAAGGTGAACGTGATTGGAATGGAAAAACGATTTTCGAACTGTATGATAAAGGAGATAGAGAAGTTACGCAAGCGGTTGAGGTTTTCTTTAAACATTTAGCGATTGGAATTAGTAATCTTGCTTATATTTTTAATCCAGAAATGATTGTTATAGGTGGAGGAATTACTGATAGAGGAAATAAGTTCTTAAAAGAAGTAAAAGAGGAAGTAGAAAAATATTTAAATAAAGAGATTTATAGTAATTGTGAGATTGAACTTGCACAAAACGGTAATTGTGCAGGAATGATTGGTGCTATTTACCACTTCTTACATCATCATAAGTAAATTATATGAATGTTTTCATATAACTGAGAATTTATCCTTTTTATCACTAGGTAAATAATGCTACAATATAAGAGAAGAATACAATATTTTCCGCCTTGGAAAATGCTTTGTAGAAAGGAAGAAACTGCATGCCTATTATTTTAGAAAAAGGTCAAAAGATCGATTTAACGAAAGGACAACCCAAAGTAGCAAAACTACAGGTTGGCTTAGGCTGGGATCCAATTGGGCAATCAGGTGGGTTTCTGTCTTCATTATTTGGAAGTAAACCAAATGTAGATTGTGATGCATCTGTTGTTATGTTAGAAGGAGATCGCTTTTTAAACAAAAACGATTTAGTTTACTTCGGAAACAAGCTTTCTACTTGTGGTAGTATTATTCATTCAGGAGATAATTTAACAGGTGAAGGCGCTGGTGATGACGAAACAATTTTCGTAGAATTACATAAAGTTCCGAGCCGTATTAATCGTTTAGTATTCGTTGTAAATATTTATGACTGTGTAAATCGTCGTCAAGATTTCGGGATGATTCGTAATGCATATATTCGAATTCAAAGCCCGCAAACTGGTGAAGAATTAGCACGCTATAATTTATCGGATAATTATGCTGGCAAAACGACTCTAATTGCAGGTGAAATGTATCGCCATGGAAGTGAATGGAAGTTTTCAGCTGTTGGAGAAGGCACACAAGATAAAAACTTAAGTGAGATTGTATCACGTTATCAATAAAATAAACCGAGGAGGAATTGAATATGGCATCAATTTCATTGAAAAAAGGACAAAAGGTAGACTTAACAAAAACAAATCCAGGTCTTTCAAAAGTTCTTGTAGGACTTGGTTGGGATACGAATCGTTATGACGGACAAAACGATTTCGATTTAGATGTTAGTATTTTCTTAGTAGGTGCTAACGGTAAAGTTTCAGGTGCAGAGGATTTCGTTTTCTATAATAACCCTAAAGGTGCGAATGGTGCTGTCGAGCATTTAGGAGATAATCGAACTGGTGACGGTGAAGGTGATGACGAAGCGATTAAAGTAGATTTAAAAAATGTACCTGCACATATCGAACGTATTTGCTTCACAATTACAATTTATGATGGAGAAGGCCGTAGCCAAAACTTCGGGCAAGTTTCTAACTCTTTCGTACGTATTTTAGATGAAGAAAAGAATGCAGAATTAATTCGTTACGATTTAGGAGAAGATTTCTCTATTGAAACAGCTGTTGTAGTAGGTGAATTATACCGTCATGCAGGTGACTGGAAGTTCAATGCAATCGGAAGTGGATTCCAAGGTGGATTAGCGTCTCTATGTAATAATTTCGGTTTAGATGTAGAGTAATAGATTTATATATCCATCAGTAAACAGATGTGTACTGATGGATATATTTTTAAGATTAAAATATAGAGGTGAATATAAATGGTAATTCAATTGCAAAAAGGACAGAAGATTGATTTAGGTAAGACAAGCCCTGGTTTAACAAA includes these proteins:
- a CDS encoding TerD family protein; protein product: MASISLKKGQKVDLTKTNPGLSKVLVGLGWDTNRYDGQNDFDLDVSIFLVGANGKVSGAEDFVFYNNPKGANGAVEHLGDNRTGDGEGDDEAIKVDLKNVPAHIERICFTITIYDGEGRSQNFGQVSNSFVRILDEEKNAELIRYDLGEDFSIETAVVVGELYRHAGDWKFNAIGSGFQGGLASLCNNFGLDVE
- a CDS encoding TerD family protein encodes the protein MPIILEKGQKIDLTKGQPKVAKLQVGLGWDPIGQSGGFLSSLFGSKPNVDCDASVVMLEGDRFLNKNDLVYFGNKLSTCGSIIHSGDNLTGEGAGDDETIFVELHKVPSRINRLVFVVNIYDCVNRRQDFGMIRNAYIRIQSPQTGEELARYNLSDNYAGKTTLIAGEMYRHGSEWKFSAVGEGTQDKNLSEIVSRYQ
- a CDS encoding ROK family protein; the encoded protein is MKEYIAFDIGGTQIKYGIVSETGTVRKHKTVSTEIHLGGEQIIQKLILLSKQLMNEHTISGIGISTAGIVNIHKGVVTGGVEHIPNYATIPIIDRLQGVLQVPVSVENDVNCAALGEKWKGIGNGKRNFIMLTLGTGIGGAIFIDGELYRGHSFSAGEWGNMLIEGKQFEEVASISGLIRLVRKYKGERDWNGKTIFELYDKGDREVTQAVEVFFKHLAIGISNLAYIFNPEMIVIGGGITDRGNKFLKEVKEEVEKYLNKEIYSNCEIELAQNGNCAGMIGAIYHFLHHHK
- a CDS encoding LPXTG cell wall anchor domain-containing protein — translated: MTKIFILASTLSLSFFSGLNIGNAATENFSPATNAIVQNNDHLAEGNSKDNNKPPENNSSQDDSGSGGNGSDGSGSGGNGSGGNGSGGNGSGGNGSGGSGSGGNGSGGNGSDGSGSGGNGSGGNGSGGNGSGGNGSDGSGSDGSGSGGNGSDGSGSDGSGSGGNGSGGNGSGGNGSGGNGSGGNGSGGNGSGGNGSDGSGSGGSGSGGSGSGGNGSGGNGSGGNGSGGNGSDGSGSGGNGSGGNGSGGSGSGGNGSGGNGSGGSGSQGGNRVKGDSSSQGGNGSQGGNRVKGDGSSQGGNGSQGGNVKDNATEQGDKLPNTATHYPASILMGLSTFLIGMLLFIRRKNAK